A stretch of the Malus sylvestris chromosome 10, drMalSylv7.2, whole genome shotgun sequence genome encodes the following:
- the LOC126584599 gene encoding LOW QUALITY PROTEIN: trihelix transcription factor GTL1 (The sequence of the model RefSeq protein was modified relative to this genomic sequence to represent the inferred CDS: inserted 2 bases in 2 codons) — protein FGPWTVAPPALGLGRPAISGKSGEKKVMEQQEQMHKQLIEMVEKKEKERLAREEAWKQQELERLKRDKEIRAQETSRNLALXSFIQNYLGYEIQVPQPSPATAPERTPAPTAVPIPISRDLMLVSHSDATNRRWPEAEVQALITQRAAFEHKFRVAGTPKGRIWEEISVKMHXMGYVRSGRKCREKWKNINKYFRRCMGSDNKRPANAKLCPYFHELELLQKSELVSFGNGFNRTINQNEANIEKQ, from the exons tttggacCCTGGACGGTTGCCCCAcctgcactgggcctgggccggccaGCTATTTCTGGGAAGTCTGGTGAAAAAAAAGTGATGGAGCAGCAAGAGCAGATGCATAAGCAGTTAATAGAGATGGTagaaaagaaggagaaagagagattaGCAAGAGAAGAAGCCTGGAAGCAGCAGGAGTTAGAAAGACTGAAAAGGGATAAGGAGATAAGAGCCCAAGAGACATCTCGCAACCTTGCGC ATTCCTTTATCCAGAATTATTTGGGCTATGAAATTCAAGTCCCCCAACCATCACCAGCAACAGCACCCGAACGAACACCAGCACCAACAGCAGTACCAATACCAATATCG AGAGACCTGATGTTGGTGAGCCATAGTGATGCAACGAATAGAAGATGGCCAGAAGCTGAAGTACAAGCCCTCATAACGCAGCGGGCTGCTTTCGAACACAAGTTTCGCGTTGCAGGTACTCCAAAGGGACGCATATGGGAGGAGATATCTGTTAAGATGC GAATGGGCTACGTCCGGTCAGGAAGGAAGTGCAGGGAGAAATGGAAAAACATCAACAAGTATTTCAGAAGGTGCATGGGATCAGACAATAAGCGCCCTGCAAATGCCAAGCTTTGTCCATATTTTCATGAATTGGAGTTGCTCCAAAAAAGTGAACTTGTAAGTTTCGGGAATGGCTTTAACCGCACAATCAACCAGAACGAGGCCAATATTGAAAAACAGTAG